The following coding sequences are from one Nicotiana tomentosiformis chromosome 3, ASM39032v3, whole genome shotgun sequence window:
- the LOC104114248 gene encoding uncharacterized protein — protein sequence MRQFCPGWFKGQHSKWLEYSISNDAAYCFYCYLFKNEHESHGNTGDAFTKNGFKAWNKAIERFKAHVGEVNSIHKYFNRMLDLMNQSQSIRTSFDKQSEKEKSESRRRLSSSIDVTRFILRLSLPFRGHDESQYSTNRGVFLELLQWYGDIDRDIGSIILENAPRNEMMCSRSIQKDIVDVCAKEIIKAIIEDLDGDFFGILVDESKDISHKDQILLDLLREHQAEKLEELLKSGEVHTGRGLNQERGLQRLGDTRWGSHYKTLDNLIVLFPSIIHVLEFTARECPNYADRIVIESLMGKIKEFDFAFMLHLMLKVLTMTNELTFALQRMDQDIVNVMGLLALTKQQLQSMRNSEFGFLMEDVSSFCDKHDIIIPKIDASYFPGKSKRRALEVTYSHYLCVDIFYAVIDLYFQELNCRFDVVSTDLLLSMASLNSINSFGNFDTNGIMRLAEYYPNEFDSIKLRDLSCQLDSL from the exons ATGCGTCAGTTTTGTCCTGGTTGGTTTAAGGGTCAACATTCTAAGTGGTTGGAATACAGTATATCAAATGATGCTGCATATTGTTTCTATTGCTATTTGTTCAAAAATGAACATGAAAGTCATGGAAATACGGGAGATGCTTTTACAAAAAATGGCTTTAAAGCTTGGAACAAGGCTATTGAAAGATTTAAAGCTCATGTTGGAGAAGTAAATAGCATCCACAAGTATTTCAACAGGATGCTTGATTTAATGAATCAATCACAATCAATTCGCACTTCTTTTGACAAACAATCTGAGAAAGAAAAAAGTGAGTCTCGACGTCGCTTGAGTTCTTCAATCGATGTGACAAGATTTATTTTGAGACTAAGTTTGCCATTCCGTGGGCATGATGAGAGTCAATATTCTACAAATAGAGGTGTCTTTCTTGAGCTTTTGCAATGGTATGGAGATATTGATCGGGATATTGGaagcattatattagaaaatgctccaagaaatgaaatgatgtgttcTCGAAGTATTCAAAAAGATATTGTCGATGTTTGTGCTAAAGAAATAATCAAAGCTATCATTGAAGACCTGGATGGGGATTTTTTTGGGATACTAGTTGATGAATCAAAAGACATATCACACAAAGATCAAATATTACT GGATTTGCTTCGAGAACATCAAGCTGAAAAATTAGAGGAGTTGCTCAAATCAGGTGAAGTTCATACTGGACGAGGATTAAATCAAGAACGTGGGCTTCAGCGACTAGGTGATACTCGTTGGGGTTCTCATTATAAAACGTTGGATAACCTTATTGTCCTATTTCCATCGATTATTCATGTGCTTGAATTTACTGCACGTGAGTGTCCAAACTATGCCGACAGAATTGTTATTGAAAGTCTTATGGGTAAGATTAAGGAATTTGATTTTGCTTTTATGTTGCACTTGATGTTAAAAGTTTtaacaatgacaaatgagttgACCTTTGCATTACAAAGGATGGATCAAGATATTGTCAATGTTATGGGACTCCTTGCTCTTACAAAGCAACAATTACAAAGTATGAGGAATAGTGAATTTGGATTTTTAATGGAAGATGTCTCTTCTTTCTGTGATAAACATGATATAATAATTCCAAAGATAGATGCTAGCTACTTTCCTGGGAAGTCGAAGCGTAGAGCTCTTGAGGTTACATATTCTCATTATTTGTGTGTCGACATTTTTTATGCTGTTATAGATTTGTATTTTCAAGAGCTTAACTGTCGCTTTGATGTTGTGAGTACTGACTTACTCCTCAGTATGGCTAGCTTAAATTCAATTAATTCATTTGGTAATTTTGATACGAACGGGATAATGAGGTTGGCTGAATATTATCCGAATGAGTTTGATAGTATCAAGCTTCGAGATCTCAGTTGTCAGCTTGATAGTTTATAG
- the LOC104114258 gene encoding uncharacterized protein: MGGLVWRLRLGDWTRNIARSNLAEEEKEKKNPPLVSNTSDMSLKKGELNGVKTLILNESPSAYCIHCFAHQLQLTLVALAQKHSDVDDFFCIVTNVLNIVGASFKRRDLLREHQAEKLEELLKSGEVHTGRGLNQERGLQRPGDTRWDSHYKTLDNLIVLFPSIIHVLEFTARECPNYADRIVAESLMGKIKEFDFAFKLHLMLKVLTMTNELNFALQMMNQDIVNVMGLLALTKQRLQTMRNSEFGFLMEDVSSFCDKHGIIIPKMDTRYFPGKSKRRALEVTYSHYLRVDIFYAVIDLHFQELNCRFDVVSTDLLLGMASLNPVNSFGNFDTNGIMRLDEYYPNEFDSIKLRDLSCQLDSFIVYACGVDKRFFGMKGISDLAKVLVK; this comes from the exons atgGGTGGTTTGGTTTGGAGGCTGAGGTTGGGTGACTGGACACGTAACATTGCAAGATCGAATCTTGCTG AAGaggaaaaggagaaaaagaatCCTCCACTAGTTAGTAATACATCAGATATGTCATTGAAAAAG GGAGAGCTAAATGGTGTTAAGACTTTGATTTTGAATGAGTCTCCATCAGCATATTGCATTCACTGTTTCGCTCACCAATTACAATTAACATTAGTGGCTCTTGCACAAAAGCATTCAGATGTAGATGACTTTTTTTGTATAGTTACTAATGTCTTAAATATTGTTGGAGCATCTTTTAAGCGCAGGGATTTGCTTCGAGAACATCAAGCTGAAAAATTAGAGGAGTTGCTCAAATCAGGTGAAGTGCATACTGGACGAGGATTAAATCAAGAACGTGGGCTTCAACGACCAGGTGATACTCGTTGGGATTCTCATTATAAAACGTTGGATAACCTTATTGTCCTATTTCCATCGATTATTCATGTACTTGAATTTACTGCACGTGAGTGTCCAAACTATGCCGACAGAATTGTTGCTGAAAGTCTTATGGGTAAGATTAAGGAATTTGATTTTGCTTTTAAGTTGCACTTGATGTTAAAAGTTTtaacaatgacaaatgagttgAACTTTGCATTACAAATGATGAATCAAGATATTGTCAATGTTATGGGACTCCTTGCTCTTACAAAGCAACGATTACAAACGATGAGGAATAGTGAATTTGGATTTTTAATGGAAGATGTCTCTTCTTTCTGTGATAAACATGGTATAATAATTCCAAAGATGGACACTCGCTACTTTCCTGGGAAGTCGAAGCGTAGAGCTCTTGAGGTTACATATTCTCATTATTTGCGTGTCGACATTTTTTATGCTGTTATAGATTTGCATTTTCAAGAGCTTAACTGTCGCTTTGATGTTGTGAGTACTGACTTACTCCTCGGTATGGCTAGCTTAAATCCAGTTAATTCATTTGGTAATTTTGATACGAACGGGATAATGAGGTTAGATGAATATTATCCGAATGAGTTTGATAGCATCAAGCTTCGAGATCTCAGTTGTCAGCTTGATAGTTTTATAGTCTATGCCTGTGGTGTTGACAAGAGGTTCTTTGGCATGAAGGGAATTAGTGATCTTGCTAAAGTGTTGGTTAAGTAA